A segment of the Bacillus sp. es.034 genome:
ACCAGTGAACCATTTCACTATATAATAAGCGCCTGTAATGCTGCCCAAACCGTAAGAAACCAATACGATTACACTCAAGATAAATAGTTGACTCATCAAACCTGCTCCCTGCTTTATATGTTAATAGACGATTGAAGCAAAAGGAAAGTTTCATATCTTTTACCTTACACCTTTCCCTTTCTTCTTTAAAAGATAAAAAGGAGCATAGAGAAGGAGAAATAATAAAAGACTCACCCCTTCAAGTGAAAGGAGATACCAGGGATACTCCCCTAAATAATCAATCGGGCTTCTGTTATACGGTTTATGCATGAGAAACATGTAGTTTGCTCCTACCACTTTATTTACTGCATACGCTATGACTGCGATTCCATTCAATGCCGCAAACGCCCTGATCAAAGATCCGAATGACAGTCTGTACGCTTCTATCCACACCATGTACAAACATGATAGAACAATCGACAAATGGGCCATAAAAAATTGAAAGTACCTAAAATGAGGAAACCCAAAAAATAATTCAGGTGTGACAATGGCGATAAATGCCCCTGACATACTGGAAAAGAAACTGATTTCAAAAATTCTATAATTATTGCTTATAAGCATGATGGTACAAAGATACAAAGACAAAGAGCATAATTGAAAAGGTAAATTTATCGTTACATCCCACTGATCATTCAAACCATACCAAAGCTGAAAAGACACTTCACTCAATACGAGTAAAAAAATCAGGAACCATTTCACCCAACTCTTCGCCCTGCCCTTTAGACGATTTCTAAAGATAAATAAGCCCGTCATGCATCCTACAGAAAAAATGACCGCTGCCAGATGAGAACCTGAAAACAACTCAAACGGATACTCCTCATACCTGAAATTCAAAACCTCACGAATCAAAACCTCAAATCCCCCCTACATACACCCACCTATACTATATTCTCCCAACATGCCTCCATTTCCTTTAAAGGGACGGACCTTGATTTCACCTCTTACTTTCCTGATTTACAGCATTTTATGCGCCATTCTTTAGGGACGGACCTTTCATGCCAATATGTATATTCCTTCAACCCATTCTAATCCAGAATCAAACACAAAAAATCTCCCATTCCGATTTATGAATGGAAGATGCACGTTATTGAACCTTCTGCAGCGGAAGGACCTGTTTATTATGAATGAAATCAAGCGCCAGCCGATTAAATTCAGTCGGCCTTTCTACATTGCAAACGTGTCCGCAACCGTCAAGGAACACTTTCACAGCAGAAGGATCTCCTTTGGTATCTTCATCAAGAGAACGGACAAACAGATGATCTTCTTTTCCAGTAATGTACAGTTTCGGGATGTGTGAAGCCCTTTCCTGCACAGAGGCATAGGTGGATTTCACAAAGGGGGTAAGCTGATACCACCCCAGAAAATCTTTCCGTTTCATTTTCTTCGCTTCCCGAATAAATAATTTCCTCGAAATTCTATGATTTTTTTTGGGCATCATGACGTATGCGAATAATTTATATAACCACATGAATGGAATCATGCCCTTGATCGCATGCCCCGCTTGCAGTAAAGAGTTTGAGAATAAAGTGAAACGAGTGATGCAACCACCAAGAACCGCCGTTTGCACCCGATCTGGAACTTGCTGCATCAGTTCATGAATAACCACTGAACCAAGAGATATACCGATAAAGTGAGCTTGTCCAACCCCAATTTCATCCAGAACCTTTACGATCTCACGAACAATTAAATTGATTGTAAATGGTTCATTATAGGTATCAACCCCTGGTGAATTTCCATGACCGGGCAAATGAACCGTCACGACGTTATAATGATTTTTAAACGTTTCCATTTGTTTGCAGAAAATACTCGAGGTCCCTCCGATTCCATGAAGGAAAACCACATATTCTTTGCCGACTCCCTGATGTACAGTGTATTCTAGCATCCATTTCTCCTTATAAACAGCACAACCTACCAAAAACTTGGAATGAATCAGGTAATCAATCAGGCACCGCTTTCTTCTACTATCATCTTCTTTAATAGAGAAACCGTATATTTTGATCCAATCACATGATACTCCCGACGTTTTTGAAGCCTTACCTTAATGTATCTTATATTCTATCTTATCCAGTTGTTCCTGTCATATAGAAACAAAAGAAATTCCGAACATTTTGTGATGATTGAAGTTATGGGTGGCCATTATCACATCGGAAGTGGAAATAGAGGTGAATTTCTCTACGATCTTTGGACATACGTCTTTCTCCTCAGCTGTCATATTTCATTCATACAATCTTCACATACCCTTTTCATTCCTCACCATTTCCATTCACATTCATTTTATACCCTTTAGATGAGCTTAAATCAGAAGGGAGAAAATAGAATGAATACACTAGTTAGAAATATTTGTTTATCAGCAGCCATTGTAGGGATCGGAGCCGGTACGGTTCAGACTGCCTCTGCGCAATCAGGTCACCCACCAATGAATGACAACAAATTTCTGAACATCGCCCACAGAGGGGGATCAGGTTACGCCCCTGAACACACGCTGCCATCCTATCAATTAGGTGACGAAATGGGCGGAGACTACATAGAACTTGATCTACAAATGACAAAAGACGGTAAATTGGTTGCCATGCATGACGAAACACTAGATCGAACAACGAATGGGAGTGGACTTGTTAAGGATTATACGTTGAATCAAATCAAAGAATTGGATGCGGGTTCCTGGTTCAATCGGATGTATCCAGATAAGGCCAAGTCAGAATATAACGGTCTTAAAGTACAGACTCTCGAAGAAGTCATCCAATATTTTGGTAAAGACAAGCATTATTATATTGAAACAAAGTCACCTGAAGTATATCCCGGAATGGAGGAAAAATTACTTATGATATTAGAAGACTATAATCTTACTAGACAGAACGGTCCTTCTAGTAAAGTGATCATTCAGTCTTTTAGTGAAGCAAGCCTTCAAAAAGTTCATGACATGAATGCAGACATCCCCCTTGTCCAGTTAATTGATTATAAGAAGGATGCAACCATCACGGATGAAGAGCTTGACCATTATGAGGAATACGCCGTGGGTCTTGGAATGAGTTATAAAAAAATTGATGAAGCATATGTCGAAAAAGTACGGGAACATGATCTTCTTATCCACCCATACACTGTCCTTGAAAAAGAAGATATGAAAAGATTGATTGAGTGGGGAGTGACGGGAATGTTCACTAACTATCCTGATCGCTTAGAAGAAGTATTAAAAGAAATGAAGAAGAAATAGTCATTAATACAGAAGAGAGCTGCCATGATAGGCAGCTCTCTCTATTTATCTTTGCTTATATTCATATTTAACAAATAATGGAAGAAAAAGGGAAATAACAAACGCCATGAG
Coding sequences within it:
- a CDS encoding TIGR02206 family membrane protein; the protein is MIREVLNFRYEEYPFELFSGSHLAAVIFSVGCMTGLFIFRNRLKGRAKSWVKWFLIFLLVLSEVSFQLWYGLNDQWDVTINLPFQLCSLSLYLCTIMLISNNYRIFEISFFSSMSGAFIAIVTPELFFGFPHFRYFQFFMAHLSIVLSCLYMVWIEAYRLSFGSLIRAFAALNGIAVIAYAVNKVVGANYMFLMHKPYNRSPIDYLGEYPWYLLSLEGVSLLLFLLLYAPFYLLKKKGKGVR
- a CDS encoding glycerophosphodiester phosphodiesterase, which produces MNTLVRNICLSAAIVGIGAGTVQTASAQSGHPPMNDNKFLNIAHRGGSGYAPEHTLPSYQLGDEMGGDYIELDLQMTKDGKLVAMHDETLDRTTNGSGLVKDYTLNQIKELDAGSWFNRMYPDKAKSEYNGLKVQTLEEVIQYFGKDKHYYIETKSPEVYPGMEEKLLMILEDYNLTRQNGPSSKVIIQSFSEASLQKVHDMNADIPLVQLIDYKKDATITDEELDHYEEYAVGLGMSYKKIDEAYVEKVREHDLLIHPYTVLEKEDMKRLIEWGVTGMFTNYPDRLEEVLKEMKKK
- a CDS encoding alpha/beta hydrolase; the protein is MLEYTVHQGVGKEYVVFLHGIGGTSSIFCKQMETFKNHYNVVTVHLPGHGNSPGVDTYNEPFTINLIVREIVKVLDEIGVGQAHFIGISLGSVVIHELMQQVPDRVQTAVLGGCITRFTLFSNSLLQAGHAIKGMIPFMWLYKLFAYVMMPKKNHRISRKLFIREAKKMKRKDFLGWYQLTPFVKSTYASVQERASHIPKLYITGKEDHLFVRSLDEDTKGDPSAVKVFLDGCGHVCNVERPTEFNRLALDFIHNKQVLPLQKVQ